From the Bremerella alba genome, one window contains:
- a CDS encoding cupin domain-containing protein: MKIQNIDQGDSMKVEMDGVDGCQVKQLISQQDGAPLFAMRQFEVAPGGYTPHHHHPYEHEVYVIAGEGVILEKDSPRPIKAGDAILVEPDEVHQFRNTGTSPLKFLCLVPNAANNAQFPPECQE; this comes from the coding sequence ATGAAGATTCAGAACATCGATCAAGGCGATTCGATGAAAGTCGAGATGGACGGCGTCGACGGATGCCAGGTAAAGCAATTGATCAGCCAGCAAGATGGTGCTCCGTTGTTCGCCATGCGCCAATTTGAAGTCGCCCCGGGAGGTTACACCCCCCACCACCATCATCCCTACGAGCACGAAGTCTACGTGATCGCTGGGGAAGGCGTCATTTTGGAAAAGGACTCGCCCCGTCCTATCAAAGCAGGAGACGCAATTTTGGTCGAGCCGGACGAAGTACATCAGTTCCGCAATACGGGAACCTCGCCGCTCAAGTTCCTGTGTCTGGTTCCTAACGCAGCTAACAACGCCCAGTTCCCGCCAGAGTGCCAGGAATAG
- the ligA gene encoding NAD-dependent DNA ligase LigA: protein MSVETDIQKLRDQIRYHDRKYYVEASPEISDLEYDKLLNELKELESQYPDLITPDSPTQRIGDAPVPYLEQFEHRIPMLSIDNTYSLEELKKYGERINKLLPDEKIAWVVELKIDGVAVSILYEDGVLTRALTRGNGTVGDDITHNVRTIADVPLRLSGESVPPVVEVRGEIYMTNADLVKLNERQTEAGQPAYKNTRNVTAGTIRLLDPRIAAERNLRVFCHGVGYAEGLKATSHTEFLQELNSYGLPATPFVKSFVDFDSAIEHCQELIESLHELEFEVDGLVLKVDRFEQRERLGTTSKSPRWLIAYKFEKYEAITKVNNIEVQVGKTGAITPVAILEPVELAETTVSRASLHNADEIERKDVRIGDVVVVEKAGKIIPHIVRTEKHERKVDLPPFPFPKNCPSCGTPVVKDEGGVTIRCPNWQGCPAQIKERIRYFATRNAMDIEGLGDKLVDMLVDEQLVKTYGDLYRLTSDQIAALPRMGKKSGDNLVAAATESKSRGLGRLLNALSIRHVGARGAERLAMHFGTIDKLMQASEEELAEIEDIGGVIAKSVCEYFLTEFGQETIEDLRGIGVSMETVKRSADSGPAVFDGMAFVVTGSLEKFTRDEIEELIRARGGKASGSVSKKTSFVIAGEKAGSKLEKAQALGVRVLNEQEFADLLAEKDAGVDG from the coding sequence ATGTCGGTCGAAACGGATATCCAGAAGCTGCGAGACCAGATCCGCTATCATGATCGGAAGTACTACGTCGAAGCCAGTCCCGAGATTTCGGACCTTGAGTACGACAAGCTTCTCAACGAGTTAAAAGAACTGGAGTCGCAGTACCCAGATCTGATTACGCCTGACAGTCCCACGCAGCGAATCGGCGACGCCCCGGTTCCTTACCTGGAGCAATTCGAACATCGTATCCCGATGCTTTCGATCGACAACACTTATAGCCTTGAAGAGTTGAAAAAGTACGGGGAGCGAATTAATAAGCTATTGCCCGACGAGAAGATTGCCTGGGTTGTGGAACTGAAGATAGACGGTGTGGCGGTATCGATTTTATATGAGGATGGTGTCCTCACGCGGGCGTTAACGCGAGGTAACGGAACGGTTGGGGACGATATCACGCATAACGTTCGCACGATCGCCGATGTGCCGCTCAGGCTGTCGGGCGAAAGTGTTCCGCCGGTAGTGGAAGTTCGCGGCGAGATCTACATGACCAACGCCGATCTGGTGAAGCTTAATGAAAGGCAAACTGAAGCCGGGCAACCTGCCTATAAGAATACTCGCAATGTAACAGCCGGAACGATCCGTTTGCTTGATCCTCGCATTGCCGCCGAGCGTAACCTGCGGGTCTTCTGCCACGGTGTCGGATACGCCGAAGGATTAAAGGCAACCTCGCATACTGAATTCCTGCAAGAGTTAAACTCTTACGGCCTGCCAGCGACACCATTCGTGAAATCGTTTGTCGATTTTGATTCGGCAATCGAGCACTGCCAGGAATTGATCGAGTCGCTGCATGAACTTGAATTCGAGGTCGACGGGCTTGTCTTGAAAGTCGATCGATTCGAGCAACGAGAACGTCTTGGGACAACCTCTAAGAGTCCTCGATGGCTGATCGCTTATAAGTTCGAGAAGTACGAAGCGATTACCAAGGTCAATAACATCGAAGTCCAAGTCGGCAAAACGGGCGCTATTACGCCGGTGGCGATCTTGGAACCGGTAGAACTAGCCGAGACGACCGTTTCGCGGGCCAGTTTGCATAATGCGGATGAAATCGAGCGTAAGGATGTGCGAATCGGCGACGTTGTGGTTGTCGAAAAGGCCGGTAAGATCATTCCGCATATCGTTCGCACGGAGAAACACGAGCGAAAAGTAGATTTGCCGCCCTTCCCTTTTCCTAAGAACTGCCCTTCGTGCGGTACTCCGGTCGTCAAGGATGAAGGAGGGGTAACCATCCGTTGCCCCAATTGGCAGGGTTGCCCGGCTCAGATTAAGGAACGCATTCGTTACTTTGCCACACGTAATGCGATGGATATCGAAGGTCTGGGAGACAAACTGGTCGATATGCTGGTCGACGAGCAGCTAGTGAAAACTTACGGCGATTTGTATCGGCTTACTTCCGACCAAATCGCTGCCCTGCCCCGCATGGGAAAGAAGTCTGGCGACAATCTAGTTGCTGCGGCAACGGAAAGTAAATCGCGGGGGCTTGGCCGCCTATTGAATGCACTTTCTATTCGCCATGTCGGTGCTCGGGGAGCAGAGCGTTTGGCCATGCACTTTGGAACCATCGACAAGTTGATGCAAGCATCAGAAGAAGAACTTGCCGAAATCGAAGACATTGGTGGCGTAATCGCCAAGAGTGTCTGCGAGTATTTCCTAACCGAATTCGGGCAGGAAACCATCGAAGATCTGCGGGGCATAGGGGTTTCGATGGAGACGGTCAAGCGAAGTGCAGATTCTGGCCCGGCGGTCTTCGATGGAATGGCGTTCGTTGTGACCGGCTCGCTAGAGAAGTTCACGCGGGATGAAATCGAAGAGCTGATTCGGGCGCGTGGCGGGAAAGCGTCGGGAAGCGTTTCTAAGAAGACAAGTTTTGTCATTGCTGGTGAAAAGGCCGGTAGTAAGCTTGAAAAAGCCCAAGCCTTGGGAGTGCGAGTTCTTAATGAACAGGAATTTGCTGATCTGCTGGCCGAGAAGGACGCAGGTGTTGACGGCTAA
- a CDS encoding DUF481 domain-containing protein → MGWFSPQSIQVLSLVTLLTLASSVRASEQASLDGIGLSYFDQAPTEKSDAEFVHYLMPEGDVQSSLSSVLEVPPLPELPKPKPEEEKPAEPKPEEIEKPKETKQEEEPEEEEDTYGYFEYVPYGQYYHVDYWLGEAIWKNSAELGLNGQTGNTESNSLRVGAKIKREGKGTIFSADIRHLRTSDKDGLTQNNAYVKHKLEWPLKLHKNWSLFEKTDIEYDAFKAFDMRLVFNGGVSYKPYKTDATDWTLSVGSGFSQEYGSPQKGIIPEATLGSELNHQLTEKQSFQLKFEFFPAFEADQGYRSVTDASYTIALDHGLSLKISAEDRYDSTPNDRKRNDLDYACLLIWQF, encoded by the coding sequence ATGGGATGGTTCTCTCCGCAATCAATACAGGTCTTGTCCCTAGTTACGCTACTGACGCTAGCTTCAAGCGTGCGCGCTTCGGAACAGGCGTCTTTGGATGGAATCGGATTAAGCTACTTCGACCAGGCACCTACCGAAAAGTCGGACGCTGAGTTCGTCCACTATCTGATGCCTGAAGGCGACGTACAATCCTCGTTGTCTTCTGTGCTGGAGGTGCCTCCGCTGCCAGAGCTACCCAAGCCAAAGCCAGAAGAAGAAAAGCCTGCAGAGCCCAAGCCGGAAGAGATAGAGAAACCGAAAGAGACCAAGCAGGAAGAGGAGCCGGAGGAAGAGGAAGATACGTATGGATATTTCGAATATGTTCCGTACGGACAGTACTACCATGTCGACTATTGGCTAGGTGAGGCAATCTGGAAAAACAGTGCAGAGCTAGGCTTAAATGGGCAAACAGGTAATACCGAATCTAACAGTTTGCGTGTCGGCGCTAAAATTAAACGCGAAGGGAAAGGGACGATCTTTTCCGCAGATATTCGCCATCTTCGAACGAGCGACAAGGACGGTCTCACGCAGAACAACGCCTACGTGAAACATAAGTTGGAATGGCCACTGAAGCTTCATAAGAATTGGTCCTTGTTTGAAAAAACGGACATCGAATACGACGCATTCAAAGCGTTCGATATGCGGTTGGTTTTCAACGGCGGTGTGAGTTACAAGCCGTATAAGACCGATGCAACAGATTGGACGTTGTCCGTCGGTTCTGGTTTTTCACAGGAATACGGCAGTCCTCAGAAGGGGATTATTCCGGAAGCGACGCTTGGATCGGAATTAAACCATCAGCTTACCGAGAAACAGTCATTTCAGCTCAAATTTGAATTCTTCCCTGCATTTGAAGCCGACCAGGGCTACCGCAGCGTGACCGATGCAAGCTATACGATAGCTTTGGATCATGGACTTTCGTTGAAGATCAGCGCTGAAGATCGCTACGACAGTACCCCCAACGATCGCAAAAGAAATGACTTGGATTATGCCTGTTTGCTGATCTGGCAGTTCTAA